In Nerophis ophidion isolate RoL-2023_Sa linkage group LG02, RoL_Noph_v1.0, whole genome shotgun sequence, one DNA window encodes the following:
- the LOC133547150 gene encoding gastrula zinc finger protein XlCGF17.1-like — MTSSPGRSFQQAATQTMDTRPTESSSEGEQEEPQPHYIKNEEEEHRISQGRVEGLEGFPLIRVIVKSEDDEVKGESEEKREVERPSGSSSHHMTTEGDGNHCGGSKAGKISAPLSDSEDTTSPSPDTDDEESKADQTSQADNTHFKCLQCDKTFVNKRNLSRHMRSHTGQKTFICSFCGQGFYENAHLVIHTRRHTGEKPFPCSVCNTSFRVRPLLIKHMRTHTGEKPFTCSVCGRRFAQKGQLLTHTQTHTGEKPFTCSLCGQRFSRKGNLRTHTTTHTGERPFSCSVCNTSFRVQSGLAQHMKTHTGEKPFACLVCGKRFAQNTNLITHTRSHTGEKPFTCSICSTSFSYHSSLNNHMRTHAAKSD; from the coding sequence CCACACAAACAATGGACACCAGGCCTACAGAAAGTTCCAGTGAAGGAGAgcaggaggagccacagccccacTACATTAAAaatgaagaggaggaacacagaaTCAGCCAGGGGAGGGTTGAAGGACTGGAGGGGTTCCCGTTGATTCGTGTCAtcgtgaagagtgaagatgatgaggtcaaaggtgaaagtgaggagaagagagaggtgGAGAGACCAAGCGGCAGCTCAAGtcaccacatgacaacagaaggCGACGGaaaccactgtggaggatcaaaAGCAGGCAAGATCTCAGCTCCActgtcagatagtgaggacacaacatCGCCCTcccctgacactgatgatgaagaatCTAAAGCCGATCAGACGTCTCAAgctgacaacacacacttcaaATGTTTGCAATGTGACAAAACTTTTGTCAACAAGAGAAACTTGTCGAGACATATGAGATCTCACACTGGACAAAAAACATTCATCTGCTCATTCTGCGGTCAAGGGTTCTATGAGAACGCACATCTGGTAATACACACCAGGagacacacgggagaaaaaccctttCCCTGCTCAGTCTGCAACACCAGTTTCCGTGTCCGTCCGTTGTTGATTaagcacatgagaacgcacactggggAGAAACCTTTCACCTGCTCAGTGTGCGGTCGAAGGTTTGCTCAAAAGGGACAGTTGTtaacgcacacacaaacacacacgggcgagaaaccttttacttgctcgtTGTGCGGTCAAAGGTTCTCCAGGAAGGGAAATTTGAGGACACACACAACAACGCACACTGGAGAGAGGCCATTTTCCTGCTCGGTCTGCAACACCAGCTTCCGGGTTCAGTCGGGGCTGGCGCAACACATGAAGACGCACACCGGGGAGAAACCTTTTGCCTGCTTGGTTTGTGGCAAGCGATTTGCTCAAAATACAAACTTGATAACGCACACAAGATCGCACACCGGggaaaaaccttttacttgctcaaTATGCAGCACAAGTTTTAGCTATCATTCTTCACTGAATAATCACATGAGAACGCACGCTGCTAAAAGTGATTAG